Proteins from a genomic interval of Nasonia vitripennis strain AsymCx chromosome 3, Nvit_psr_1.1, whole genome shotgun sequence:
- the LOC100123486 gene encoding DNA-binding protein D-ETS-4, translating to MPQTVPTATSFSPSFDYSTFQFDLSLLSDDYTTSTTTTSNNSSANLAVSHQPQDSCGLKAIKLEVQSPGSPSCNTSPPYAYLPDELSPNYSRDASPAYPLSPYYVPQSPQSAQLYPTSPESAGMTSQKQPVKREKSFDLLAILHESRLLAESLGYKEDSTDCTVPCTPPPTEEDIYNSLDTDFFPKKDESNPLLKEILFREDTCLSPASSIRSSVTSSPGSTSSLEPENRSSLRDLLFRNTGKDSANLVKTDLPSKQSDHQLLREVLRDTSFQRKYNLKPVELGAVGTGFVEDMVAQSGECVGDLAREQIEPVLSLAIQQLQKDFDNTCVALGIHPEPRRWSTADVAAWVQWAKKQLQLPTVPLECFNIDGVTLVSLSEEEFCRRAPQCGSMLHAQLEIWKAAVEDSPRNTAATTWTPTAAIQPPEDKSSTPSVASNASPNVKDSLDMDFSDDEDEDASSTDAKNGSGGSVGKIRSSGSHIHLWQFLKELLQSPGSHGSCIRWLDRNKGVFKIEDSVRVARLWGKRKNRPAMNYDKLSRSIRQYYKKGIMKKTERSQRLVYQFCHPYCL from the exons ATGCCGCAAACCGTTCCGACGGCCACGAGCTTTTCGCCGTCGTTCGACTACAGCACATTCCAGTTCGACCTTTCCCTCCTGTCGGACGATTATACCacatcgacgacgacgacaagcaacaacagcagcgcaAATCTAGCGGTATCCCATCAGCCGCAGGACAGCTGCGGTCTCAAGGCCATCAAGCTAGAGGTGCAATCACCGGGTTCGCCGAGCTGCAACACCAGTCCGCCCTATGCCTACCTTCCCGACGAGCTTTCGCCCAACTATTCCCGTGACGCCTCCCCGGCGTATCCGCTGAGTCCCTACTACGTACCCCAGAGTCCCCAGAGCGCACAGCTGTACCCCACGAGTCCCGAATCCGCAGGTATGACGAGCCAGAAGCAACCGGTCAAGCGGGAGAAGAGCTTCGATCTGCTGGCGATACTCCACGAGTCTAG GCTCTTAGCGGAGAGTCTCGGCTACAAGGAGGACTCGACCGACTGTACGGTACCCTGCACCCCGCCTCCCACGGAGGAGGACATCTACAACAGTCTCGATACCGATTTCTTCCCCAAGAAGGACGAGTCCAACCCACTGCTCAAGGAGATCCTCTTCAGAGAGGACACCTGCCTCTCCCCAGCCTCCTCCATTCGATCTTCCGTGACCTCCTCGCCAGGTTCGACCTCGTCTCTCGAGCCCGAGAACCGATCGTCCCTTCGCGACCTGTTGTTCCGCAACACCGGCAAGGATTCCGCGAACCTCGTGAAAACCGATCTTCCGTCCAAGCAATCCGATCACCAGCTTCTGAGGGAGGTACTACGAGACACGAGTTTCCAGCGCAAGTACAACCTGAAACCGGTGGAATTGGGCGCAGTGGGTACCGGTTTCGTCGAGGACATGGTGGCCCAGTCGGGCGAGTGCGTCGGCGATCTCGCTCGCGAACAGATCGAGCCGGTCCTCAGTCTGGCCATACAACAACTCCAGAAGGATTTCGACAACACCTGCGTCGCTCTTGGCATACACCCTG AACCACGTCGCTGGAGCACAGCCGACGTCGCGGCATGGGTGCAGTGGGCTAAGAAGCAGCTGCAATTGCCGACGGTGCCGTTAGAATGCTTCAACATCGACGGCGTCACTCTGGTCTCCCTCAGCGAGGAGGAATTCTGCCGAAGAGCTCCACAG TGTGGCAGCATGCTACACGCTCAACTGGAGATCTGGAAAGCAGCAGTCGAAGATTCGCCGAGAAACACAGCTGCGACCACCTGGACACCAACAGCAGCCATACAGCCTCCCGAAGACAAGAGCAGTACTCCGTCGGTCGCCAGTAACGCCTCTCCCAACGTCAAAGACAGCCTCGATATGGACTTCTCCGATG ACGAGGACGAAGACGCAAGCTCGACCGACGCCAAGAACGGCAGCGGCGGTTCCGTCGGAAAGATCCGCAGCAGCGGTTCCCACATCCATCTCTGGCAGTTCCTCAAGGAACTGCTCCAGTCTCCCGGTAGTCACGGCTCCTGCATACGTTGGCTCGACCGGAACAAGGGCGTCTTCAAGATCGAGGATTCGGTTCGCGTCGCCAGACTCTGGGGTAAGAGGAAGAATAGACCGGCCATGAACTACGACAAGCTCAGTCGGAGCATACGGCAGTACTACAAGAAGGGGATCATGAAGAAGACCGAACGGAGCCAGAGGCTGGTCTACCAGTTCTGTCATCCGTATTGTCTGTAA
- the LOC107980844 gene encoding uncharacterized protein LOC107980844 translates to MFKYHYTLLVSLFYCMSKIHGGKCDEQKRLMELEDIIVDYFNTTYFDEDTFDISVIYNTDSDNTMRIKFDIIHELPSEIFLKMKVWGRAFGQYQVPTGISVEINVCDNQLKKYFLEQILQTIGITDCPPKKGVYEFEGISPNINGLPLYALPGLHLLVDSEVYSTSISLMKVKAYMNID, encoded by the exons ATGTTCAAGTACCATTATACTTTATTAGTTTCGTTATTTTACTGTATGTCGAAAATTCATGGCGGAAAATGTGAC GAGCAAAAACGCTTGATGGAACTAGAAGACATAATCGTTGATTACTTCAATACCACTTACTTCGATGAAGATACCTTTGACATTTCCGTTATCTACAATACTGACTCTGACAATACAATGAGAATTAAGTTCGATATCATTCACGAGCTTCCGTCTgaaattttt CTAAAAATGAAAGTGTGGGGGCGTGCATTTGGCCAATACCAGGTTCCAACTGGTATATCAGTGGAGATTAACGTGTGCGACAATCAAttgaaaaagtattttctggAACAAATATTGCAGACTATCGGCATTACGGACTGTCCACCTAAAAAG GGCGTGTACGAATTCGAAGGTATTTCTCCGAATATAAACGGACTGCCCTTATACGCCTTACCAGGACTGCATCTTCTAGTCGACAGTGAAGTTTATTCGACGAGCATCAGCCTGATGAAGGTCAAAGCCTATATGAACATCGATTAA